From one Branchiostoma floridae strain S238N-H82 chromosome 3, Bfl_VNyyK, whole genome shotgun sequence genomic stretch:
- the LOC118410723 gene encoding mucin-3A-like, which produces MPGSTILLLALAVTVLFLSVDAQTTSGTSPAVTFGITTSNAITASTSTAMVASATVPIATSDTPSTTDGVTTTSVSTPLNTATSTATTTEGGTAARSTTFSSNMIGTSTTHHPGTSPGIDTTAPPGGATAPGTTPNMPVMASTLQSTFVNSLQVETKVDQWDEVERALFQAVVTYGTNRYCSQGGASCFGLGSVTITSEDVMILGTPVTSRGTTTFRFFIRLPTSSPGAMIVPLQLDDLTEIIKEISSRLIGALADPNLTIRSSANVDPIVTPSYTVTRPPDEGFEPWVIAFVVTMALIVVLGVAWFAYSKIKARRNKQMADFEMERNGDGSREDLSL; this is translated from the exons ATGCCGGGAAGTACGATTTTGCTTTTGGCGTTGGCAGTGACGGTGTTATTTTTGTCAG TGGACGCACAGACCACTTCAGGCACGTCCCCTGCCGTGACATTTGGAATAACAACGTCTAACGCCATTACTGCATCAACTTCCACTGCAATGGTTGCCTCGGCAACCGTTCCCATAGCGACAAGTGACACGCCGTCAACAACTGATGGAGTTACAACTACGTCAGTCTCAACGCCTTTGAATACAGCGACCTCTACGGCTACAACAACCGAAGGTGGCACAGCCGCCCGAAGTACTACTTTTTCCTCAAACATGATTGGCACGTCCACCACTCACCATCCTGGCACCTCTCCAGGCATTGACACCACCGCTCCCCCAGGGGGCGCCACTGCACCGGGCACGACTCCAAATATGCCTGTAATGGCTTCTACCCTTCAGTCTACATTTGTTAACTCTCTCCAAGTTGAGACGAAAGTCGATCAG TGGGACGAAGTTGAACGGGCTCTGTTCCAAGCAGTTGTAACGTATGGCACAAACCGGTACTGCAGCCAAGGGGGCGCTTCCTGCTTCGGTCTCGGCAGCGTCACAATCAC GTCAGAAGACGTGATGATCCTTGGAACACCCGTTACAAGCCGTGGCACAACCACCTTCCGTTTCTTCATCCGCCTACCGACCTCTTCACCAGGAGCCATGATCGTACCACTACAACTTGACGACCTGACTGAAATTATAAAAGAAATCAGCAGTAGGCTGATCGGTGCTCTTGCAGACCCAAACTTAACCATTCG ATCATCTGCCAATGTGGACCCCATCGTGACTCCCTCCTATACCGTCACTCGCCCGCCTGATGAGGGGTTCGAGCCCTGGGTCATAGCTTTCGTCGTCACCATGGCTCTGATCGTAGTTCTTGGTGTGGCCTGGTTTGCCTACAGCAAAATCAAAGCAAG GAGAAACAAACAGATGGCAGACTTCGAGATGGAGAGGAATGGCGACGGTAGCAGGGAAGATCTTTCGTTGTAA